TGAAGGAACGCTTCCTGATTTTATGGTGCAGGGAATGCATGGCACTATGCACTTCAAACCGTTTAGATGGTATAAAGACCAACACAAATACTCATACCTGATGCAGATTCCAAGCTTTGAAGACCCCTCAGAAGGTTTTAAGTGGAGAAAACTTCAAACAAGCGCGCTTGAAACAACAAAGAGACATGACCGTATGAACGCGCCACTGGGCATTCCTGTTCTCTACGTAGGTGAGGGAACAACACCGCACTCACTTGCATGGATTGGCAAAGATTTTCTTGATAGCAATAAACGCGTGCCAAAAACATATCATTCAATGGCTCTGCACAGTGATTGGCATGTGGGGAGTGCTGACACGTATCATTCGCTCCTTCGAAAAGCAATTCAGATTACTGCACAAGAACAGCCTGATGCAATTGCAGGACTCGATGACATCCTGCAAGCCGGACACTGGGCATCAGCGAACAAATCAGACAATCCCGTGCCACCCGCAGAAGATTTTCGCGCACAAATTAATAGAGCACGACAAAATGGTGAACGTGCTTTTCAGGAATTTCTTGAAGGCTTTGACCTCTCTTTAGAAAATCAAATACGCGTAGCACAGCGCATGACTGGAAAACTCTCAAACTCTCTTATTAAAGGAATGAACGGCAACCTTGACTGGTATGTGATTGGCGGACACCACTTAGAACTTATGGCAATCCAAAAAGGTGAAAACTGGTCATTTGGTCCGTATCTTATTGAACAAATCAAGAGCAAGGCTGAAATGATAGACCTTCAAGAACCTATTTTTGATGAAATCCAGAAAAAGAATCATAAACTCCTTGCAAAAACTGCTCAAGGCAACATTAGCATGTGGTATCACCATGAAGCAATTGAAGCCTTCGGCGAGAATGCGATTAATGGCTACAACACGATTTTAACCCACCAATTTAAGGGAGGCGGTCATGATGGAAGCCACAATAATATCCTGCATCGTGGCTATGACCGTGGTGAACTCAAACGCGCCCACCTCTCAATTAGCGGCCACTTCCACACGTCAGAATACCTTGCAATGGGAAACCTCTTTCACATCGCACGCGGAAGCTTTCAAGGCGTTACCCCCTATGGCAATGGGTACACCTGGTCTAAAGGACCGTTTGGAAACACTGATGTCAAATTCGATATGCTCTACTCTAGTCCCGGACCGCAGGGCATTCATATTGTGAAGTCGTGGACCAGCGATGTTCTTGAAAAGCTCATTGAACAAGACGATCCAGACCAGATATGGGGATTTTAAACCCCCCAACACTTTTTTTCTTGTCAAGACGTGAGTCTAATCGTTTTAAAAAAAAATAAAGAAAAAAGATATTTTTTATTTTGTTATTGTTGTGTGAGTGTTCCAATAAAGTAGCGTGCAAGAATGTTGCGAGCGCCCTGCGAATGTGGCGTGCCGCTCCCGCTTGGTCGCGTCTCGAACAATTCTGTTGCATCAATACCACACCCGTCAAGAATTGTAGGACCACCCGGGTGAGCACTCACGTATGCAGTAACATCATACACGTTTTGGTTAATAATCATCCAACAATCCTGAACACTATTGTGGACTGCAACCTCATTTGCACTGTACTCGCCAACAATCGTCGTTGATTGAGACGTGTTATTTGCGTGCGCGATATTCTCCGCTTCTGCAGCACTTTCTAAATCAGAATAACCCGTGTATTGCGTGCATCCGGTTATGAAAAGCGCGCTTGCAAAAAAGAGCGACAAAATAAGCGTGTTATGTGCCATACTAACAAACGGTCAGGCAGAGGGTATATTAATAGATTGTGAAAAAATAAAGAAAAAAAATGCAGGGATTATTCTATAGTTATGTTCCCTGAATCTTTTTGTGCAGGACCTTTTTTTTGAAGTTTAACCGTGAGTATGCCATCCTCATAGTTTGCTTTGCTTGCTTTTTTTTCAACATCAGCAGGGAGCTTGATAACTGAGCGAAAACCCCGATACTTCTTGGCGTACAAGTGCTCCTCTTGCTTTTCACTTCCTGCAGACGCGTCAATAATAAGCGCTCTACCTTCAACGGTTATACTGATATCTTCTTTTTGCATGCCCGGCAATTCAACGCGAACAATAACATGCTTATCTGTTTCTTCCACTTGCGCGAGCGGTTTTCTAAAAAGGCCGTCTTCCATTTTGAGGCGGGGCATGCGCATGGTGTTGAAAAAACCAGTGTCAAAAAAGTCATTGAAGAGCGGGGCAATTGCGCGCTCAAATTTGCGCTGAATTTTTGGAAATGAGCCAAAATCTTCTTCTAACTCTCCTTCTAACTCTTCAAGGTCATCATCAACGTGTTTGCTGGTGTACTTTCTCCACCACGTGTCCTGCAATTTCTTTTTGTGTTCTAATTTTTTTTCTTTTTTTTCTGCCATACATCAATCACCCATTACCTTTTTTTAGAGCAGATTATGCTTTAAAAATATTAATCATTCTCAACCCTTTTATTTTTCCAAGATTCCTGCAGTGTTCATGCAATGTTGTTAAGCGTTTTAATAACCAGTTCTGGAAGCGCGGGATGGATATGCATTCCTGCCCCAATATTTTTTAATTCCCCACCAAGACTCATAGCATTCACTACTTCCTGGATAAGAATAGACGCGTGCGGACCAATGATGTGAAATCCAACTATTTTTCGAGTTTCAGCATCAACAATGGCTTTAGCAAAACCAGTTGTATCCCTCATTGCAAGACCCATTGGCACATCAGAATAGCGCGCAACCCCCACAAGCACGTCACGCTCTTTTTTTGCCTGTTCTTCAGTAAGCCCTACGCTCGCGATTTGAGGATGGGTAAATATTGCGCTTGGCACCGCAGTATAATCAATTTTTTGTTTCTTTTTTGCACCCCTGTTTTTCCACACAACACTTGCTTCACGATTTGCCATGTGCTTGAACATGAATGCTCCAATCACGTCGCCAAGCGCCCAAATATTTTTCTTGCTTGTTTGCAAATACTCATCAACTTCAATAAAACCCCGCTCGTTTACGTTCACGCCAGTTTTTTCAACACGCAACTGGTCTGCGTTTGATACTCTTCCTGTTGCAACAAGAATGGTCTTTGCCCCAAACGTCTGTTTCTTCTTTGTGTTACGGTTGTAGCCAGTTACGCTCACGCCACTTTTTGTTTTTTTCACTTCACTCACGTCAATGCCCGTCACTATAGTCATCCTTTTTTTAAGCTCTTTTTCAAGCGCTCGCGCTATGTCTAGCTCACTTTGGGTTACAAGACTGTTTGCCCTTTGAAGTATAGTAATAGTAATGCCCATTGCTTCAAGAAAATGTGCAAACTCAACAGAAATATAGCCGCCACCAATAATAATCATGCTTTTAGGCGCGTGCTTTACGGTAAGAACAGACTCGTTTGTCAAGTACTCTACCGTGTCTAATCCTTTTATTGGCGGAATAAAGGGTCGTGAACCTGCAACAATAAAAATATGTTTTCCTTTGATTTTCTGCGCACCAACCTGAAGAGTGTAGTTATCAATAAACTCACCGCTTCCCTGATAAAAATCCCAGCCGCGAAAACCTTTGACCCCGGCGGTTAGTTCCTGATTTTCTTTGCTCACAATACTTCGCATGCGATTCATTATTTTTTCAAAAGAAACAGTTGAAATCCTTGTCTGTATGCCAAAATTTTTTGCGTTTCGAATGTCCATAATAACGTCAGCCGGATGAATAAGCAGTTTGGAAGGAATACACCCCACATTAAGACAGGTTCCCCCCATCGGCCCTTTATCCACCAGCGCTGTTTTCAAACCACTTTGTGCCGCCTTATTTGCAATAATAAGCCCTGAGCCTGAACCAATTACAACCACGTCATATGATTTTATCACATTCCCGCACCCAGTATTATTTTTGTTTTGTTCTGCATTTTAAGTTTTGCACAAAAACCTTAATTAATGCGTCTTGCAAGAATACAGAACGTATGGTCTTCTTGTTTTCACGCAAAAAAAGCGTTTCAAATAGATTAAAAACGCTCATAGATGACCTGTATGCTAACTCTGCATTTCGAATCTTCTTTTTTGCATCACTTCCCGTTCTTGCGGCGATTATTGGTTTTGTTTTCACCTACCAAAAAATAGACACCTGGTACGCGATTCTCAATAAGCCATGGTTTACTCCACCAAACGCGGTGTTTGGACCAGTCGGGTCAACACTCTATCTTTTGATGATTGTCTCAGCAATTCTTGTTGCAACGCACAAAAAAGTCAATTCCTCTGATGCAAAACAGGGATTTATCTGGTTTACAAAACAACTCGCCCTCAACACGCTCTGGTCAATTGCGTTTTTTGGCCTTGAAAACCTGTTTGTTGGACTGCTTGTTATCCTGCTTCTTATCGCATCAGTTCTCATTACTATGCAGTATTTTTACCGCGTGTCAAAACCAGCAGCATACCTTCTTATACCCTATCTTGTGTGGATTAGCTTTGCAACACTTCTCAACCTTGGCGTTTGGTTGCTTAATTAAATCAGGTTGCGGGGACGCTGCAGGTATGCTTTGACAAGAGGGAGTAAACTAACTTTTTGAATGCAACGGTCCTTTTTCATCTTTTTGATAATATCACGGGTATTCGTTTGCAGGTCCATAAAGACTTTGTACACTTCGCTTTGAACATCCTTACTTCGATAGGCTTCAAGGGTGATGGCACTATCAAAGAGGTCTTCAAGAGCGTCTTCGTTTTCAAATTCTATTTCACCGTCAGGCTTTATGCTCACCTGTTCAAAATCAACATCATGAAACATTTCGCGCTTGAGAATTGCATTGAGAATCGCGCCTTTAAACGTTCTTGAACTCGTAGTAAGGTAGCTTTCAGCCGTGCCTGTGCCAAGATACAGATTTGACCAGAGAATATTATTCTCTATAATTGCATAACCCCAAAAAGGCTTATCATTTTTTTTTGAATACGTGTTTTGTGTTGAAATAATGTTTGTCATACTTTTTGTCAAAAATGTACGTGTTTATAATTATTATGAAACACGGTGAAAAAAAATTGAGTGGGCCCACTGAGATTTGAACTCAGGACCTCACGATTATCAGTCGTGCGCGCTACCAGACTGCGCCATGAGCCCATGTTTTTTGCACTCTCACGTTACTAGTGAAAGCGCGAGTTTATGCGAGGTATCACGCACTTTAAGCGTGAATTCTTTCTTTGCGTTTCCCGGTTCTAACCGAGTGCTTGTCAATTTAAAAAGATTTTCTTGCTCGCTTGCAATTACCTCTGAAACGGTTTTATCTGCTTTGTATGTCATTGATTGCTCGCTTCCAACGCTCAATGTATTCTCTTTTCTAAACGCCTGCACGGTCCGCGTAATCTCACGAACCAAGCCAAGATGTGCGAGCTCTTTTGTTTCTTTTATGTCAATGCTTGCCGCATCTGTGCCGTGTGCATTATGTGGTTTTATCTTCACGGTTTTTACTTCAAGCACATTGCACATATCTGCTACGAGCGCTTTTGCTTCTTGTGACAATTTCTTTTGTGTGTATGCTACTTGAAGTGGCCAGCGAATTCTAAGACCTTTCTCATCACGAAGTGCAAGCACGCGTTCAACAACGTGCTGAACTGTTTCCATTTCTTTTTCAACACCTAAATCAATGCGTGCATCTTTTGATGTTGGCCAAGATAGCAAGTGTACGCTTTCTTCTTTTTCAAACTGCTTAAAGTATGATTGGTATATTGCTTCACTCAAAAACGGCAGGAATGGCGCGCACAGTTGTGTTACTTCGCGCATGACCGTGTAGAGTGTGCTAAGAACACCCTCCTTGTACTTGTACTCACTTTCTTTTTTTACTTTTGCGCGAATAAGCTTGACATACCACCTGCTAAAGTCGTTGAGAAAGAAATCTTCTACGGCTTTTTTTGCAAAGTGCGGATGCAACCCACGCAGTTCATCAGTTACTTTGCGAATCGTTGAGTTGAGCCGTGAGATTATCCAGCGGCTCTCAAAATCAAGTGCTTTTACGTCTCGTGGTGAGAACTCATTGAGTTCGCAGTACGTGCGCACGAATTTTGCCGTGTTCAAAAGCACATTAAGCGTGTTTTTTGCTTCTCGTGCGATTGTGTAGCCAAAGCGCATAGACATTGCAGGGTTTGCATCAGAATACATCCAGCGCATCACGTCGCCACCAAACTTTTCAAGCGCGTCTTCACCCCAAATCGCGTTTCCTTTTGATTTGTGCATACTCTCTGCTTTTTCGTCAAGCACCATGCCATGGCCAAGCACCATCTTGTATGGCGCGCGGTCTTCAAGTGTGACGCTAATAAAGAGCATGGCATAAAACCATAAGCGCACTTGTTCCATCATTTCTGTGATGAAATCTGCGGGGAACCATTTTCTCCATTGCTTTTTGTCAGTAAGATAATCAAGGGTTGAGAATGGCATGACACCCGCATCAAGCCAGCAATCACCTACTTCTTTGATGCGATGCATTTCGCTTTTGCAGTCAGGGCATTTGAGAACTACTTTGTCAATCCATGGCCTGTGCAATTCTTTGAGACTGTCCATTCCTTTGATTGCTTTTCTGGCAAGCTCATTTCTGCTTCCAATCACTTCATATGCGCTGCACGAATCGCATTTCCAGATAGGTAGGGGGTTTCCCCAATAGCGTTTTCGAGAAATATTCCAGTCTTTCATGCCGTTGAGCCAATCAAGCATACGGTTTCGAATACCCGTTGGATACCATACTACTTTTTTTGCTTCACGTATCATTCTTGGACGAATCTCATCAGATAGAATGTGCCAGCCGCGCGTTGTTTTGTAAATTAAATCAGAATGGCAGCGCCAGCACGTTGGATAACGGTGCGCAACGTTTCGTGTGGTGTAGAGCAATCCTAATTTCTCAAAATGTTTTTTTACAAGCGCATTACCCTGCATTACTGTTTTTCCTTGCAAAAAACCAGCAGTCTTATCATACGTTGCATCATCATTAACTGGTGAGAGAACTGGTAAATCATTTTCTTTTCCAAGCTGGTAATCAATCTCACCATGGCCCGGCGCGATATGAACCATACCTGTTCCTTCTTCATTACTTACCTCAGTGCTTACAATCACGCGGGGCGTTACGCCGTGCTGTTGAGGCAGTTCTAAAAACGTGTTATCATACACAACACCTTCCATCTCAGCGCCGCGAAGCGTCCCCACCACCTCGTGTTTTCCCTCAAGGGCTGAAATCAAATCTTTTGCAAGGTAGAGAATGTCGCCTTTGTGTTTTATGCGCGCATATTCCAGGTCAGGATGCACTGCAACAGCTACGTTTGAAGGAAGCGTCCAGGGCGTTGTAGTCCATACCAACAAGTACTCTCCTTTTTTTCCTGCAAGCGGGTATTTGACGTACACTGATTCGTGTGTGCGGTCAGCGTATTCGCCTGCAACTTCGTGAGAAGAAAGACTGGTTTCGCAACGAGGACACCACGGGCTTACGCGCTCGCTTTGCTCAAGCCACCCATTTTCATGACACTTTTTTAAGAATGTCCAGACCAGTTCGTTATTTTCATCGCTCATGGTATAATAGGGTTTATCCCAATCCATGACCATGCCTAACTGCTTTGAGAGCTTAATCCAGTCCTTTGAAAAGTGAAGCACGCGTTCTTTGCATGTTCTGCAAAACTTGCCAATACCATATTTTTCAATTTCTTTTTTGTTTTTGAGCTTCAAATCTTTTTCAACTTCAACTTCAACCCACAATCCCTGACAGTCAAAACCAGGCTGTGCACGTGCGTGATACCCGCGCATACGTTTAAAGCGAAGATAGGTGTCTTTGTAGGTTCTGCCCCACGCGTGATGAACTCCCATTGGGTTGTTTGCCGTTGGTGGCCCGTCAAAAAACGAGAATGTTCGCTTTGAACCTTCATTCTTGTTTAAGACTTTCTCGTTGAGTCCTTCTTTTTTCCAGAATGCTAACACTTTTTTTTCCCAATCAGAAGTAATTGTGTAATCATCAAAACTCATGGTTAATCACCAAATTGTTATAAGAATTGGCATACATAATGCTAGGGGTATTGTTATAGAATGGGACAGCTCCCAAAAATGGGATAATCACCACATACCATGATGTGAGAGTACACCCCTTTTATTTAAAAAAGTATTGGTATATGTTATGACCCCACTAGCATTCTACTACTAACTTAAGAGCGCGCCCCCCTTTTTTATCAAAACGTTAAAATCCACGTGCGCATTTTATGTTAGTGATGACTATTAATTACACGCATGTTGTAGCACACTACGCTGAGATTATAATAAAGGGAAAAAACCGCTCATTTTTTGAATCAACGCTCCTGCAAAACGCGCGCTCAATTCTCTCAGACTCAGCAATTCACGTGCACCGCCGCGCAGGACGGCTTGTTGTTGAACTTTCAAAACCGTTCAACAATGTTAGATCTGATTTTAAGCGCATTCTTGGCATTGTCAACTTTTCACCATGCCTTGTTGTTAAAAGCGAGATTGATGAGATTAAAAAAGCAGCGCTTACTATTGCAAAATACGCAAATGCAACCACGTTTAAAATCAGCACGCAACGCGCATGGAAACAATTTCCTCTTAACTCACAACAAATCAACGAAGACGTTGGCGCTCATGTTCTCAAAAAAACAAAGAAAAACGTGCGCATGAAAAATCCGGGACTCACTATCACCATTGAAGTTACTCCGCAAGAAACATATGTACACGCAGAAACATATGATGCTTTTGGCGGCCTGCCAAGCGGGACTGCAGGAAAAATAGTATCGCTTCTCTCAGGGGGTATTGACAGCCCGGTATCTTCATTTCTTATGATGAAGCGCGGCGCAACAGTCGTGCTGGTGCATTGCATGAACAAAACTATTATTTCAAGCGGTGTACAAGACAAAATAGAGCAGCTTGCAAAGCAACTTGCGCGCTACCAGCTTAATATGCGCCTCTACATTGTTCCTTTTGATGCTGTGCAGCGAGAAATTGTCAAGCACGTTTCTCCACGCTACCGCATGATTGTGTACCGCCGTTTCATGCTGCGCATTGGCGAGCGCGTGATGAAAAAAGAAGGCGCAAAAGCGCTTGTTACGGGGGATAGCTTGTCACAGGTAGCATCACAAACCCTTGACAACCTGCGAGCGGTTCGAAGCGTTACAGACCAGATTATTTTAAGCCCGCTTATTGGTTCAAATAAACAGGAAATCATTGACCTTGCAGAAAAAATTGGAACCTATCCTATTTCAATTCTGCCCTACAATGATTGTTGCAGTTTTCTTGTAGCAAAACATCCTGAGCTTAACGCAAAATCATCCCAGATAGACTTGTTTGAAAAATCCCTTGATATCAAAGAACTGGTTTATAGTGCGGTAAGAAATGCAAAACGCATCACGTATTGAATTCTTCTTCTAACTGCGCGTACATGAACACGTCATGCCAAATGCCATCTTTCACATGACTTTTTAATTCACGCGCTTCTTTTCTAAAACCTGTTTTTTCAAGCACACGCTGGGACGCAGAATTCTCTGCTATCACGTACGCGTACACACGATGCAGCTTAAGCGTGTTGAATGCGTACTCAAGAATGAGTTGCACTGCTTTTGTTGTAATTCCTTTTCCCCAGTATGCTTTGCCAATCCAGTACCCAAGTTCTGCGCGCTTTTGCTTGCGCACGTCAAGTTCCATGAGGCTAATAACCCCTGCTAGTGCTCCTGTTTTTTTAATTTCAATGCCAAAAATGTACTCTTTTCGCAATTCACGCGCCTTTTTTGCGTAAGTGATAAAATCACGCGCGTTCTTGAGAGTGTACGGGTGCGGTACTGATGTGGTGTAGCGCGAAACATCTTTGTCATTTGCCTGTTCTTTAAGTGCGGGCGCATCTTTTTTTTCAAGCGCGCGCAAAATACTATGCTCTCCTTCTAGACGGGTTTTCATAAGACTGACTCAATATCAATTTCAAACGCGGCAATAGGCAGTTCAATACCAAATGTTGTAATTACTTTTGGATGTACTTCACCAATCACGCCCACTTTCTTTTTGCCAACAAACACGTCGCCCACGCGTCCTTTAATGAAGCTTGCGTGCTTTGATTCTTTTAATGAGTATTCTATGTTGAGTGCGCGAAACACTGCGTCAAGAACGCTTTTGATGCGCGTAAAATCAGCATCGCCCGCGCACAGGAGCGCGGCAAGTCTGGTTTCGTTTCGTGTTTTTATGTCTGACACATCATCAAGGAGGACAACATCACTTGCCTCAAACAGGCTAATTGGGTACTGTTTGTGCGCGTTTTGCTCAAGATTTTTCATTAATTCAGGAAGCAACCACGTTCGGACCATATCAATTGGTGCTTTTGACTTTCCCACGCTTACATGCACGTCTTCTTTGATGTTCATGCGTGAGTACTGGTCCTGTTTTGTGCTTAATGCAAACGTGAACGTTTCACTCAGTCCAAGGCCAACCATGACATCGCGAATACTGTCAAGAAGACGGGTGCGCTCCAGCAGGTTGCCTGTTGTTGCTACATTTGGCAGTTCAGTTCCTACATTGTTAAACCCGTACGCGCGTGCAACATCATCAATTATATCAATCTCGTGCCACACATCAACACGATAGGGAAGTGTTCGGGCTTCAAGAACTCCGCTTCTAAAACGAGATGTTTCATAGCCCATCTTTGCGAGCAAGTCAGCAATGTTTTCTTCAGTAAAATCCACACCAAGCGTTTCACTCACGTTCTCAACACCCACGCGCATGCGCATGGGCTCAAGTGCCGGTGTCTTGATTGTTTTACCCTGCATTTTTGTGTGCATTATTTCAATTGTTGCGCCTTCCTCACCAAACATTGTTGCAAGAATAGTGAGCACGCTGTTAATGGTTGGTAAATGCGTTCCGGTGACTTCCATAAACACTGCATTTGTTTCTTTGGTCACACGGCCGGTTTGATTGCTGTTAATAATTGGCGGCATTGAAAGCACGCGTTTTTTTGCATCTCGAATAACAGGATATGTTTTGCATCCGTTAAGCAAGTGCGCATACTTTTGACCTGTTTCATGCGTTCGCAAAATATCACTAGCGTTCATTTCACGTGTTTTGCCAAGCGGGACAAACTGAATCTCTTTTGGGCTTTCTGCTTGATAGGTAATGGGGGTTTTAATGTGTTCAAGAGGATAAATCCCGATTGCTGCTTTTTTTCGGTCACGACCAAGTGTTGCGTGCAGTTTTTCCTGCACCCAAATTATTTCCTTAATTAATGCGTCAGTAAACGTGATATTTCTGATAATGCAGCCAACTGCGTAGGGTCGAATTTTTTTAACACTTGCATCAACAATGAACTGCGCGTTGTTGTCAACTATTTTGTAGTGGGGCAGTCCGCGTTGTTTTTTTCGATAATAACGCAGTGCTCGTGCAAGTCCTTGCGGTGCAATCAAGTCAGGACGGTCGTGCGTGAGTTCGATTTTTATCTT
Above is a genomic segment from archaeon CG10_big_fil_rev_8_21_14_0_10_43_11 containing:
- the thiI gene encoding tRNA 4-thiouridine(8) synthase ThiI; this translates as MLVMTINYTHVVAHYAEIIIKGKNRSFFESTLLQNARSILSDSAIHVHRRAGRLVVELSKPFNNVRSDFKRILGIVNFSPCLVVKSEIDEIKKAALTIAKYANATTFKISTQRAWKQFPLNSQQINEDVGAHVLKKTKKNVRMKNPGLTITIEVTPQETYVHAETYDAFGGLPSGTAGKIVSLLSGGIDSPVSSFLMMKRGATVVLVHCMNKTIISSGVQDKIEQLAKQLARYQLNMRLYIVPFDAVQREIVKHVSPRYRMIVYRRFMLRIGERVMKKEGAKALVTGDSLSQVASQTLDNLRAVRSVTDQIILSPLIGSNKQEIIDLAEKIGTYPISILPYNDCCSFLVAKHPELNAKSSQIDLFEKSLDIKELVYSAVRNAKRITY
- a CDS encoding phenylalanine--tRNA ligase subunit beta encodes the protein MVVLDTTLSRMQDLLSEKISVDELEKTLFDMGFELESGAGDKIKIELTHDRPDLIAPQGLARALRYYRKKQRGLPHYKIVDNNAQFIVDASVKKIRPYAVGCIIRNITFTDALIKEIIWVQEKLHATLGRDRKKAAIGIYPLEHIKTPITYQAESPKEIQFVPLGKTREMNASDILRTHETGQKYAHLLNGCKTYPVIRDAKKRVLSMPPIINSNQTGRVTKETNAVFMEVTGTHLPTINSVLTILATMFGEEGATIEIMHTKMQGKTIKTPALEPMRMRVGVENVSETLGVDFTEENIADLLAKMGYETSRFRSGVLEARTLPYRVDVWHEIDIIDDVARAYGFNNVGTELPNVATTGNLLERTRLLDSIRDVMVGLGLSETFTFALSTKQDQYSRMNIKEDVHVSVGKSKAPIDMVRTWLLPELMKNLEQNAHKQYPISLFEASDVVLLDDVSDIKTRNETRLAALLCAGDADFTRIKSVLDAVFRALNIEYSLKESKHASFIKGRVGDVFVGKKKVGVIGEVHPKVITTFGIELPIAAFEIDIESVL
- a CDS encoding TspO protein, with translation MVFLFSRKKSVSNRLKTLIDDLYANSAFRIFFFASLPVLAAIIGFVFTYQKIDTWYAILNKPWFTPPNAVFGPVGSTLYLLMIVSAILVATHKKVNSSDAKQGFIWFTKQLALNTLWSIAFFGLENLFVGLLVILLLIASVLITMQYFYRVSKPAAYLLIPYLVWISFATLLNLGVWLLN
- a CDS encoding dihydrolipoamide dehydrogenase, with protein sequence MIKSYDVVVIGSGSGLIIANKAAQSGLKTALVDKGPMGGTCLNVGCIPSKLLIHPADVIMDIRNAKNFGIQTRISTVSFEKIMNRMRSIVSKENQELTAGVKGFRGWDFYQGSGEFIDNYTLQVGAQKIKGKHIFIVAGSRPFIPPIKGLDTVEYLTNESVLTVKHAPKSMIIIGGGYISVEFAHFLEAMGITITILQRANSLVTQSELDIARALEKELKKRMTIVTGIDVSEVKKTKSGVSVTGYNRNTKKKQTFGAKTILVATGRVSNADQLRVEKTGVNVNERGFIEVDEYLQTSKKNIWALGDVIGAFMFKHMANREASVVWKNRGAKKKQKIDYTAVPSAIFTHPQIASVGLTEEQAKKERDVLVGVARYSDVPMGLAMRDTTGFAKAIVDAETRKIVGFHIIGPHASILIQEVVNAMSLGGELKNIGAGMHIHPALPELVIKTLNNIA
- a CDS encoding isoleucine--tRNA ligase — its product is MSFDDYTITSDWEKKVLAFWKKEGLNEKVLNKNEGSKRTFSFFDGPPTANNPMGVHHAWGRTYKDTYLRFKRMRGYHARAQPGFDCQGLWVEVEVEKDLKLKNKKEIEKYGIGKFCRTCKERVLHFSKDWIKLSKQLGMVMDWDKPYYTMSDENNELVWTFLKKCHENGWLEQSERVSPWCPRCETSLSSHEVAGEYADRTHESVYVKYPLAGKKGEYLLVWTTTPWTLPSNVAVAVHPDLEYARIKHKGDILYLAKDLISALEGKHEVVGTLRGAEMEGVVYDNTFLELPQQHGVTPRVIVSTEVSNEEGTGMVHIAPGHGEIDYQLGKENDLPVLSPVNDDATYDKTAGFLQGKTVMQGNALVKKHFEKLGLLYTTRNVAHRYPTCWRCHSDLIYKTTRGWHILSDEIRPRMIREAKKVVWYPTGIRNRMLDWLNGMKDWNISRKRYWGNPLPIWKCDSCSAYEVIGSRNELARKAIKGMDSLKELHRPWIDKVVLKCPDCKSEMHRIKEVGDCWLDAGVMPFSTLDYLTDKKQWRKWFPADFITEMMEQVRLWFYAMLFISVTLEDRAPYKMVLGHGMVLDEKAESMHKSKGNAIWGEDALEKFGGDVMRWMYSDANPAMSMRFGYTIAREAKNTLNVLLNTAKFVRTYCELNEFSPRDVKALDFESRWIISRLNSTIRKVTDELRGLHPHFAKKAVEDFFLNDFSRWYVKLIRAKVKKESEYKYKEGVLSTLYTVMREVTQLCAPFLPFLSEAIYQSYFKQFEKEESVHLLSWPTSKDARIDLGVEKEMETVQHVVERVLALRDEKGLRIRWPLQVAYTQKKLSQEAKALVADMCNVLEVKTVKIKPHNAHGTDAASIDIKETKELAHLGLVREITRTVQAFRKENTLSVGSEQSMTYKADKTVSEVIASEQENLFKLTSTRLEPGNAKKEFTLKVRDTSHKLALSLVT